One part of the Triplophysa dalaica isolate WHDGS20190420 chromosome 25, ASM1584641v1, whole genome shotgun sequence genome encodes these proteins:
- the LOC130415718 gene encoding DNA-binding protein RFX5-like, translating to MAEDPLKSDASAGEGDTEPSMLLQKLKSNISKNVQSKVDKILEDVRRFSDNDKLYLYLQLPSGPSAGEKSGDSNSVNTANQLQTCNWIRSHLEEHPDTCLPKQDVYETYRKHCDNLHHQVLSPANFAKIIRDIFPDIKARRLGGRRQSKYCYSGIRRKNVLNMPLLPNLDLKNDPSELTELVQTYKQEVTEAACELICDWAQKILKRSFDTVVEIARFLVQEHNVDPRCRQAELITSAALAGGTSKPHKVIKKTPATSRTGAEEESGSVENKQKEKNGVEQPPANKQQVSDKPPNKVESAGMEACTKKFHQVLPRGSIPEKTSPTCLAPSDSGNVQVTLPITAPKRGPDSSASAPVSPKR from the exons ATGGCAGAAGATCCATTGAAGAGCGATGCCTCGGCTGGGGAGGGGGACACCGAGCCCAGCATGCTGTTGCAGAAACTGAAGAGCAACATTTC TAAAAATGTGCAGAGTAAAGTGGACAAAATTTTG GAAGATGTGCGGCGTTTCTCTGATAATGATAAGCTCTACCTTTATCTTCAACTACCCTCAGGTCCAAGTGCAGGAGAGAAGAG TGGTGATTCAAACTCGGTCAACACGGCCAACCAGCTTcaaacctgcaactggattcgTAGCCACTTGGAAGAACATCCTGACACCTGCCTGCCTAAACAAGATGTTTACGAGACATACCG GAAGCACTGTGACAACCTACATCATCAGGTTCTGAGTCCAGCAAACTTTGCCAAAATCATCCGCGACATCTTCCCTGACATTAAAGCACGAAGACTGGGTGGAAGACGACAGTCCAA ATACTGCTATAGTGGAATCCGTAGAAAAAACGTGCTAAACATGCCATTACTGCCCAACCTCGACCTCAAGAATGACCCG TCTGAGCTGACAGAACTGGTGCAGACCTACAAGCAAGAGGTCACTGAAGCTGCTTGTGAGCTCATCTGTGACTGGGCCCAGAAGATTCTCAAGCGTTCTTTTGACACAGTGGTGGAGATCGCACGCTTCCTTGTACAAGAGCACAATGTTGACCCGCGCTGCAGGCAAGCAGAGCTTATCACCTCAGCCGCTCTTGCAG GAGGAACTTCTAAACCTCATAAGGTGATTAAAAAGACGCCAGCAACATCTCGTACAGGAGCAGAGGAAGAAAGCGGCAGTGTGGAAAATAAG CAAAAGGAGAAAAATGGTGTTGAACAACCTCCAGCTAACAAACAGCAGGTCAGTGATAAACCACCCAACAAGGTTGAATCTGCTGGTATGGAGGCCTGCACGAAAAAGTTTCACCAAGTCCTTCCCAGAGGCTCTATCCCCGAGAAAACATCACCGACGTGTCTCGCTCCCTCCGACTCGGGCAATGTCCAGGTCACTTTGCCAATTACTGCTCCTAAAAGAGGCCCTGATTCCTCAGCATCAGCCCCTGTTTCCCCGAAACGATAA